In one window of Psychrobacter sp. P2G3 DNA:
- a CDS encoding site-specific integrase yields the protein MATMRGRFGKLVVDFRYLGKRCREKTSLEDNPANRKKLAQVMKKMEAEITLGIFDYAAYFPKSERAQEMVALADRAEACISRNPTFRQFSEIWYEEKKIEWRPSYRQKTQIILDKYLLPEFGGKAVHAIKKPDLLTFRSSLAKVRYGKDGQSSLSVARINQIMILLRMILEEASDRHEFEMPYKNIKNLKQARPDVNPFTLSEVWLILKHVRADYKPYYTIRFFTGMRTSEIDGLKWDCINFDRREISIRAALVNGEMGPTKTLGSQRDIAMSQLVHNALLEQKAHTYGKSEFVFCNSQSNPMEYRNVNRRVWKPTLALLGLKHRRAYQTRHTAATLWLAAGENPEWIARQMGHSSTEMLFRVYSRYVPDITRQDGSAMDNLLLASKEKLTSASNSSETKEVITSAQTDKETS from the coding sequence ATGGCTACTATGCGAGGACGGTTTGGCAAGCTGGTCGTTGACTTCCGCTACTTAGGTAAGCGCTGTCGAGAAAAGACCAGTTTAGAAGACAACCCAGCTAATCGTAAAAAATTAGCGCAAGTCATGAAAAAAATGGAAGCAGAAATTACCCTAGGTATCTTTGACTATGCTGCTTACTTTCCCAAAAGTGAACGAGCACAGGAGATGGTGGCACTGGCTGATAGAGCCGAAGCTTGTATCAGTCGCAATCCAACTTTTAGGCAGTTTTCAGAGATTTGGTATGAAGAGAAGAAGATTGAATGGCGGCCGAGCTATCGGCAAAAGACGCAGATTATCTTGGATAAGTACTTGTTACCTGAGTTTGGTGGTAAAGCAGTACATGCCATAAAAAAACCAGACTTGCTGACCTTCCGTAGCTCTCTCGCCAAAGTTCGTTACGGTAAAGATGGTCAGTCAAGTCTGTCAGTAGCACGAATCAATCAGATCATGATACTTCTTCGTATGATACTAGAAGAAGCATCAGATCGCCATGAGTTTGAGATGCCTTATAAAAATATTAAGAATCTCAAGCAGGCTCGTCCGGATGTAAACCCTTTTACACTTTCTGAGGTATGGCTGATTTTAAAACATGTCCGTGCGGATTATAAGCCCTACTACACCATTCGCTTCTTTACAGGGATGCGTACCAGTGAGATCGATGGGCTTAAGTGGGACTGCATTAACTTTGATCGGCGTGAAATCAGTATCCGTGCTGCGTTAGTGAACGGTGAGATGGGTCCAACGAAGACGTTAGGCTCACAACGTGACATTGCGATGTCACAGTTAGTCCATAACGCCTTATTAGAGCAGAAGGCACACACCTATGGAAAGTCAGAGTTTGTGTTTTGCAATTCACAAAGCAATCCAATGGAGTATCGTAATGTGAATAGACGGGTATGGAAACCCACCCTTGCCCTACTCGGACTTAAGCACAGGCGTGCTTATCAGACTCGGCACACGGCAGCGACCCTTTGGCTCGCTGCTGGTGAAAACCCTGAGTGGATTGCTCGCCAGATGGGTCACAGCAGTACAGAAATGCTGTTTCGAGTATATAGCCGCTATGTGCCTGATATTACCCGTCAAGATGGTTCAGCAATGGATAACTTGCTACTGGCGAGCAAGGAGAAGCTAACCAGCGCATCAAATAGCTCTGAGACTAAAGAAGTCATTACAAGTGCACAAACTGACAAGGAGACGTCATAA
- a CDS encoding helix-turn-helix transcriptional regulator, translated as MIVSKLPVILAEKKLRVADVVRATGMSKSTLHKLYNEESSRIDFNTIDQLCEFLDVQVGDLFIYKPNTKNASDES; from the coding sequence ATGATTGTGTCTAAACTTCCTGTGATTCTGGCAGAGAAAAAGTTGCGTGTAGCAGATGTCGTAAGAGCAACAGGCATGAGTAAATCAACACTTCATAAGCTATACAATGAAGAGTCATCAAGAATTGACTTCAATACTATCGACCAGTTATGTGAGTTTTTAGATGTGCAGGTGGGTGACTTATTTATTTATAAGCCAAATACTAAAAATGCTAGTGACGAGTCTTGA
- a CDS encoding thiamine pyrophosphate-binding protein yields MSQQYTIADYLFDRIAEAGATEIFGVPGDFNLTFLDNIIDSDKLRWVGNTNELNAGYAADGYARERGFAAMVTTFGVGELSAINATAGSYAEYAPVLHVVGAPSTALQDSKRRIHHTLGDGVFNHFIKMVEPVTVARAQLTAENAASEIDRVIRVTLKKHRPGYLLLSPDVARQPIYPPSTKLVDSAENITSQAALVDFKKALIEFLPNKTTTLMADLMVHRLGLQDQLKALIADTEIPYTTLSWGKTLLDEQSERWAGTYAGVASRPVVKDAVENCECLIKIGVQYTDTTTAGFSQDIDEKVVVDLHYERATISGKNFAPIALEDALQALHEVMTSGINIVPKPFCKEIKPHEQHGTDEEAIRQDDLWHVIADHLDHNNLVFADQGTAYFGISDVRLPEGVTCYGQPMWGSIGYTLPASLGAAIASPDKRSVLLIGDGSALLTIQEIAVMIQERINPVIVLVNNDGYTVERAIHGENQRYNDIPKCNWHLMPQAFGADEHNSLVLKAETMGELKSALKTAAATTDKMVFLEVMTDKHDIPPLLADISAALKPKAD; encoded by the coding sequence ATGAGCCAACAATACACCATCGCTGACTATTTGTTTGATCGCATTGCTGAAGCAGGGGCGACCGAGATATTTGGCGTACCAGGTGATTTTAATTTAACCTTTTTAGACAATATTATCGATTCTGATAAATTGCGTTGGGTAGGCAATACTAACGAGCTCAATGCAGGCTACGCAGCCGACGGTTATGCACGTGAGCGTGGGTTTGCAGCGATGGTGACGACTTTTGGTGTAGGGGAGCTGTCGGCAATCAATGCCACCGCAGGCTCCTATGCTGAGTATGCGCCTGTATTGCATGTCGTCGGCGCGCCTAGTACCGCTCTGCAAGATTCCAAACGCCGCATCCACCATACGCTTGGTGATGGCGTGTTTAACCACTTTATTAAGATGGTAGAGCCAGTAACGGTAGCACGTGCGCAGCTTACCGCTGAAAATGCTGCTTCCGAGATTGATAGAGTCATTCGTGTGACCCTCAAAAAACATCGCCCAGGCTACTTGTTGCTATCGCCAGATGTCGCACGTCAGCCCATTTATCCACCTTCTACTAAGCTTGTCGATAGTGCAGAGAATATAACCAGCCAAGCAGCATTGGTCGATTTTAAGAAAGCGCTGATAGAGTTTTTACCGAATAAGACTACCACTTTAATGGCAGATTTGATGGTGCATCGCTTGGGACTACAAGACCAGCTCAAAGCATTAATTGCTGATACTGAAATTCCTTATACGACTTTATCATGGGGTAAAACCCTTCTAGATGAACAAAGCGAGCGCTGGGCAGGCACTTATGCAGGTGTGGCATCACGTCCAGTAGTGAAAGATGCGGTGGAAAACTGCGAATGCCTCATTAAGATTGGGGTGCAGTATACCGATACGACGACTGCAGGTTTCAGTCAAGATATTGATGAAAAGGTCGTTGTTGACTTGCATTATGAGCGTGCGACTATTAGCGGTAAGAACTTTGCTCCTATCGCATTAGAAGATGCCTTACAAGCGTTGCATGAAGTAATGACTTCGGGTATCAATATTGTACCCAAGCCTTTTTGTAAAGAGATCAAGCCGCATGAGCAACATGGTACTGATGAAGAAGCTATCCGTCAAGATGACTTGTGGCATGTCATCGCAGATCATTTAGACCATAATAATCTGGTGTTTGCTGACCAAGGAACCGCTTACTTTGGTATCAGTGATGTGCGTCTGCCAGAGGGCGTGACCTGCTACGGTCAGCCAATGTGGGGTTCAATCGGCTATACCTTGCCAGCAAGTTTAGGTGCTGCCATTGCATCGCCTGATAAGCGTAGTGTCTTACTCATTGGTGATGGCTCAGCATTATTGACCATTCAAGAAATAGCAGTGATGATCCAAGAGCGTATCAATCCAGTTATTGTGTTGGTTAACAATGACGGCTATACCGTTGAGCGCGCAATTCATGGTGAAAATCAACGCTACAATGATATTCCTAAGTGCAACTGGCACTTAATGCCGCAGGCTTTTGGTGCTGATGAGCATAATAGCTTGGTACTAAAAGCTGAAACGATGGGAGAATTAAAATCTGCCCTCAAGACAGCCGCAGCAACGACAGATAAAATGGTGTTTTTAGAGGTGATGACTGACAAGCATGATATTCCGCCTTTGTTAGCAGATATCAGCGCGGCGCTTAAGCCAAAGGCAGATTAA
- a CDS encoding DUF5020 family protein, which yields MRLNLIATTHIHSAKNRLYYLKPLFIAAATIGALGSLTSAQAKTFFTDTSVSVLYGTDYELAEDGELTTVTLEHASAHSWGGIFFFVDRLQGVSNAEGSRAKDIYGELSPKFKISDYNNGFIKQVNLAGTYEFGSNSSGFEQDNFLVGIGADLNIPIDGMKYASATLYHAFNDDTFSNADDQQITLAYGWEKNNFVVDGYVDYSFNNDDKANQLHINPQIKYNLQKVLGIDNRIEVGMEYSYWKNKFGVDGVDQSVPSALVKVHF from the coding sequence GTGCGTTTAAACTTAATAGCAACAACTCATATCCATTCAGCTAAAAACAGGCTCTACTATCTAAAACCATTGTTTATAGCAGCAGCTACTATCGGTGCTTTAGGCAGTCTAACCTCTGCTCAAGCTAAGACTTTTTTTACTGATACGAGCGTTTCTGTACTTTACGGTACTGATTATGAACTAGCAGAAGATGGAGAGCTGACGACAGTTACCTTAGAGCATGCGTCCGCTCATAGTTGGGGTGGCATATTCTTCTTCGTTGATCGTTTGCAAGGCGTCAGTAATGCTGAAGGTAGCCGAGCCAAAGATATTTATGGCGAGCTGTCTCCAAAGTTCAAGATTTCAGACTACAATAATGGCTTTATTAAGCAGGTAAACTTAGCTGGTACTTATGAGTTCGGCTCGAATAGTAGCGGTTTTGAGCAAGATAACTTCTTAGTAGGTATTGGTGCTGATTTAAATATACCTATTGATGGTATGAAGTATGCTTCAGCTACTTTATATCATGCTTTTAACGATGACACTTTCAGTAACGCTGATGATCAACAAATTACTTTGGCTTATGGTTGGGAGAAAAATAACTTCGTCGTTGACGGCTATGTTGATTATTCTTTTAATAACGATGATAAGGCAAATCAGTTGCATATTAACCCGCAGATTAAGTACAACTTGCAAAAAGTGCTTGGTATTGATAATCGTATCGAAGTCGGTATGGAATACAGCTATTGGAAAAACAAATTTGGTGTTGATGGTGTCGACCAAAGCGTTCCAAGCGCGCTAGTAAAAGTTCATTTTTAA
- a CDS encoding IclR family transcriptional regulator C-terminal domain-containing protein produces the protein MYKEQDEKIPVDSPDFVASLAAGMSVLLTFDENHSSMTLSEVAERAKIDRAKARRYLLTLHALGYVHKSKRQFSLTPKTLSLGASYLSGVHHHDIIQFYLERVTEKTGESCSFAVLDDDEVVYIARSAAEHRLMSITLAIGTRLPAAYTSMGRAILASLPDEQLKDYINNVELCAHTPYSITDRNQLSQALKEAKDQQYVVVNQELDTGLLSLALPVYKANNELIGAINISTNALRISHDVLIEQFLPILRDCAAKIQAYYI, from the coding sequence ATGTATAAAGAACAAGATGAGAAAATACCTGTAGATAGTCCAGATTTTGTTGCATCGCTTGCGGCAGGGATGAGCGTATTACTGACTTTTGATGAAAACCACTCTAGTATGACGTTGAGCGAAGTAGCCGAGCGCGCCAAGATAGATAGAGCAAAGGCTAGACGTTATTTATTAACCTTGCATGCCCTCGGTTACGTTCATAAAAGTAAGCGTCAGTTTAGTTTGACCCCGAAAACGCTAAGCCTTGGCGCCAGTTATTTAAGTGGCGTCCACCATCACGATATTATTCAGTTTTATTTAGAACGCGTCACTGAAAAAACAGGTGAATCTTGCTCGTTTGCAGTATTAGATGATGATGAAGTGGTATATATCGCCCGCTCTGCGGCTGAACATCGCTTGATGTCTATTACCTTAGCGATTGGCACGAGACTACCTGCAGCTTATACCTCTATGGGTCGTGCGATTCTTGCCAGCCTTCCTGATGAACAGCTTAAAGATTATATTAATAACGTTGAACTATGCGCTCATACGCCATACAGTATTACTGATCGTAATCAGCTTAGTCAGGCGCTCAAAGAAGCTAAAGATCAGCAGTACGTCGTTGTAAATCAAGAGTTGGATACAGGCCTTCTATCGCTAGCACTGCCAGTCTATAAAGCAAATAATGAACTTATTGGCGCTATTAATATTAGTACCAATGCACTTCGTATCTCTCATGACGTATTAATCGAACAGTTTTTACCAATACTACGTGATTGTGCAGCAAAAATCCAAGCCTACTATATCTAG
- a CDS encoding lyase family protein, with protein MKITQLINQPFMHSDIAKRFSDRLFVQAMLDFELAIIEVREYHSLIPAGILQQTKEALAIDLFDIDDIEAQTYLGGNAAIPFIAQAKALLPQEIKPYFHQTVTSQDVIDTAMMMMLKPALKRINDDLLDVLQACAILIESHRTTPMAGRTLLQQALPITFGVKASQWAASLIAVMQNLTQLEHSGFYLQWGGPVGVSNEENEHHELPQQVATLLGLSLPLLPWHTNRQPIHALASGLDACAGAMENIVEDIALMCQSELGELAEPAIEGMGGSSSMPHKRNPVLCALIKTATLRMHGHLSVISNTTAQPFERALGQWHASWMPLMEGVALVAGAADYLKTLLQGLQVYPERMAANLDLNSDAYLVEPLKRHFLDRQERIYPLIEQASQQAHREHKGFVQTFFEITTELLVDDSDNDSNELAILLSPLTYCGAADRQCQLTLRAIETIISNSLSINR; from the coding sequence ATGAAAATTACTCAATTAATCAATCAGCCATTTATGCATTCTGATATTGCAAAGCGCTTTTCTGATCGTTTGTTTGTGCAGGCCATGTTGGATTTTGAACTGGCCATCATAGAGGTCAGAGAATATCATAGCCTCATTCCAGCAGGCATTCTACAGCAAACTAAAGAAGCGTTAGCGATAGATTTGTTTGATATTGATGATATTGAGGCACAAACCTACCTTGGTGGCAACGCGGCTATTCCTTTTATCGCCCAAGCCAAAGCCTTATTACCTCAAGAAATAAAACCGTATTTCCATCAGACTGTGACTAGTCAAGATGTTATTGATACAGCGATGATGATGATGCTTAAGCCAGCTCTAAAACGTATCAATGACGATTTGCTGGATGTGCTACAAGCTTGCGCTATATTAATTGAGAGTCATCGTACAACACCGATGGCAGGTAGAACATTGTTGCAACAAGCTTTACCGATTACTTTTGGAGTAAAGGCCTCGCAATGGGCAGCATCGCTAATCGCTGTTATGCAAAATTTAACGCAATTAGAGCATTCTGGCTTTTATTTACAATGGGGTGGCCCTGTTGGGGTTAGTAATGAAGAGAATGAACATCATGAGTTGCCTCAACAAGTGGCGACATTACTCGGACTATCGTTGCCATTGCTGCCTTGGCATACGAATAGACAACCTATTCATGCGCTCGCTTCTGGATTAGACGCTTGTGCTGGCGCTATGGAAAATATCGTTGAAGATATAGCCTTGATGTGTCAGTCTGAATTAGGTGAGTTGGCTGAACCTGCTATTGAAGGGATGGGCGGCTCATCATCGATGCCGCATAAACGTAACCCTGTGTTGTGTGCTTTAATTAAGACCGCTACGTTAAGAATGCACGGGCATCTAAGTGTGATTAGCAACACAACCGCTCAGCCTTTTGAGCGTGCGTTGGGCCAGTGGCATGCGAGCTGGATGCCTTTAATGGAAGGCGTCGCTTTGGTCGCTGGTGCCGCAGATTATCTAAAGACTTTATTACAAGGGTTGCAAGTGTATCCCGAGCGCATGGCGGCCAATCTTGATTTAAATAGTGATGCGTATCTCGTTGAACCTTTAAAACGTCATTTTCTAGACCGTCAAGAGCGAATCTATCCTTTAATAGAACAAGCTAGCCAGCAAGCACATAGAGAGCATAAAGGCTTTGTGCAAACTTTCTTTGAGATAACAACAGAGTTATTGGTAGATGATAGCGATAATGACTCAAATGAGCTTGCAATACTTCTATCTCCTTTGACTTATTGCGGTGCAGCAGATAGACAATGTCAGCTCACACTACGAGCAATCGAAACAATAATTTCAAATTCATTAAGCATAAACAGATAA
- a CDS encoding TRAP transporter substrate-binding protein translates to MKKTLPTSMALAALIGFTGCSQSNDTANDAANGDAASSKETTTLRFAHFWPATSATHTDVFEPWAKKVEEESNGRLKVEIFPSATLSKADAAYDAAAKGTVDIGSQLQGYTNGRFPLTQITELPGLSNSATQMNCMLQTLYDDGVISSEYEDTHLLFMMGTGPGGIHTIDKPIRKPEDLKGLRIRRPSAIAGDIIEAAGGTPVGLPAPDLYTSLQRGVLDGLSLPWDATGSFKLIELVNTHTNMPFYSSAIMVTMNKDKYESLPDDLKKVIDDNSGKEMAAIAGEVFDGEDAKFMAEAKAKGDIMIDIPDPLNDPAWKAPLEAGTQKYLKDTEALGLDAQTVYQKAKEASAACQS, encoded by the coding sequence ATGAAGAAAACCCTCCCTACTAGTATGGCGTTGGCAGCCTTAATTGGTTTTACTGGCTGCTCACAATCAAACGATACCGCTAATGATGCGGCTAACGGCGATGCTGCAAGTTCTAAAGAGACGACGACATTACGTTTCGCGCATTTTTGGCCAGCGACTTCAGCGACGCATACCGATGTTTTTGAACCTTGGGCAAAAAAGGTTGAAGAAGAGTCAAATGGACGATTGAAAGTTGAAATCTTTCCTTCTGCAACACTCAGTAAAGCCGACGCTGCCTATGATGCAGCTGCTAAAGGCACTGTTGATATCGGTTCTCAACTTCAGGGTTATACCAATGGCCGCTTTCCATTAACTCAAATCACAGAGCTTCCCGGTCTCTCCAATTCAGCCACTCAAATGAACTGCATGCTACAGACATTGTATGATGATGGGGTGATTTCGAGCGAATATGAAGATACGCATTTGCTATTTATGATGGGTACCGGTCCTGGAGGCATTCATACTATTGATAAGCCTATTCGTAAACCAGAGGATTTGAAAGGTTTACGTATTCGTCGTCCTTCTGCCATCGCTGGTGACATTATCGAAGCGGCAGGGGGAACGCCTGTCGGCCTACCGGCTCCTGATCTTTATACTTCGCTTCAACGCGGCGTACTGGACGGCTTAAGTCTGCCATGGGATGCGACTGGCTCATTTAAACTTATCGAGCTTGTAAATACTCATACCAATATGCCTTTTTATAGTTCCGCTATTATGGTTACTATGAATAAAGACAAATACGAAAGCCTGCCTGATGATCTCAAAAAAGTCATTGATGACAACTCTGGTAAGGAAATGGCTGCTATTGCCGGTGAAGTGTTTGACGGTGAAGACGCCAAATTTATGGCTGAGGCAAAAGCCAAAGGCGACATTATGATAGACATTCCTGATCCATTAAATGATCCTGCATGGAAAGCACCGTTAGAAGCAGGGACGCAAAAGTACTTAAAAGACACTGAAGCGCTGGGATTGGATGCTCAAACAGTCTATCAAAAAGCAAAAGAAGCCAGTGCTGCTTGTCAGTCTTAA
- a CDS encoding TRAP transporter substrate-binding protein, which produces MFIKIKMGAIPLSIVMALSISGCSNQSEQGGDTNSAAKDVTTQEVTTLRFSHFWPSTAALHTDVFEPWARKIEADSEGRLKVEIYPSATLSKPDITYDSTAKGTVDIGAQVQGYISGRFPLTEITQLPGLSSSGAQLSCMLQTLYNDDVIASEYEDTHPLFMMASGPGVFHTIDKPISKPEDLKGMRIRRPLEIAANIIEAAGGTPVGMPASDQYTSLQRGVIDGVSTPWDAAGAFKLAELTNTHTTMPLYSSALLVTMNKDKYESLPDDLKKVIDDNSGMDMAKIAGGLFDSEDVRVKAESKARGDTMIEIPDPLNDPAWSGILKTEIEKYLNDVEALGLDAQGVYKKAQEAGVACKV; this is translated from the coding sequence ATGTTTATTAAAATTAAAATGGGCGCTATACCTTTATCTATAGTAATGGCATTGAGTATATCAGGTTGCTCTAATCAATCCGAGCAGGGTGGCGATACTAATTCAGCCGCAAAAGATGTAACAACGCAGGAAGTTACGACACTAAGGTTCTCACACTTTTGGCCATCTACAGCAGCTTTGCATACTGATGTGTTTGAGCCTTGGGCTAGAAAAATTGAAGCAGACTCAGAGGGTAGGCTGAAGGTTGAGATTTATCCTTCAGCCACTCTAAGTAAACCTGATATCACTTATGATTCGACTGCTAAGGGTACTGTTGATATAGGGGCGCAAGTTCAGGGCTATATCAGTGGCCGTTTTCCATTGACTGAGATTACCCAGCTACCCGGTCTTTCAAGCTCAGGTGCTCAATTAAGCTGTATGCTACAAACCTTGTATAACGATGATGTGATAGCAAGTGAGTATGAGGATACCCATCCGCTATTTATGATGGCTTCAGGACCTGGCGTTTTTCATACTATCGATAAGCCTATTAGCAAGCCAGAAGATCTCAAAGGCATGCGTATTCGCCGCCCGTTAGAGATAGCGGCTAATATTATCGAAGCGGCAGGAGGTACCCCTGTTGGTATGCCAGCATCTGATCAATATACTTCCTTGCAACGCGGTGTAATAGATGGAGTGAGCACGCCTTGGGATGCGGCAGGCGCCTTTAAGTTAGCGGAATTGACTAATACGCATACGACCATGCCTTTATACAGCTCAGCATTATTAGTGACCATGAATAAAGATAAGTATGAGAGCTTGCCTGATGATCTCAAAAAAGTCATCGATGACAACTCAGGTATGGATATGGCAAAGATTGCTGGCGGTTTATTCGATAGTGAAGATGTTAGAGTTAAAGCTGAGTCCAAAGCTCGCGGCGATACGATGATAGAGATTCCTGACCCATTAAATGACCCTGCTTGGAGCGGTATACTTAAGACAGAAATTGAAAAATATCTTAATGATGTGGAAGCGCTTGGATTAGATGCACAAGGCGTTTATAAAAAAGCCCAAGAAGCTGGCGTTGCTTGTAAGGTTTAA
- a CDS encoding TauD/TfdA family dioxygenase: MVNSVHPTGLFDNSAKDYQHITAHPLASAMGAEIRGVDLSNVSDDVMAEIEDALYRHKMIFFRDQEISFTDHENLILQLGEFGTDAYTTGVPNHPNIQPLIKEASVATKSVFGSGWHVDSAFLECPPSIAINYGVDIPPYGGDTMFANAVLAYNSLSPAMQEMIAPLKVWMSGKNVLANMQAEKQSQESGKVGAIGNIELDLNTQQMLEGFYHPMVRTHPVSGEKSLYVDKIYACGIEGMTDDEARPLLDFLSSFATQESFTCRLRWENNTVIMWDNRICLHQAFNDYDGYRREMYRAIVMGERPV; this comes from the coding sequence ATGGTTAATAGCGTTCACCCTACAGGACTTTTTGATAATAGTGCAAAAGATTATCAGCATATTACTGCCCATCCTTTAGCATCAGCTATGGGAGCAGAAATCAGAGGCGTAGATTTAAGCAATGTCAGTGATGATGTCATGGCTGAAATCGAAGATGCTCTCTATCGACATAAAATGATTTTTTTTAGAGATCAGGAAATATCTTTTACTGATCACGAAAACTTAATCCTTCAACTTGGTGAGTTCGGAACGGATGCTTATACGACTGGTGTCCCTAATCATCCCAATATTCAACCACTCATCAAAGAAGCGAGTGTCGCCACCAAAAGCGTGTTTGGCAGTGGCTGGCACGTGGATTCAGCTTTTTTAGAATGCCCACCTTCTATTGCTATTAATTATGGTGTAGATATACCGCCATATGGTGGCGATACGATGTTCGCCAATGCTGTATTGGCTTATAACTCTTTAAGCCCAGCGATGCAGGAGATGATAGCGCCGCTAAAAGTATGGATGAGTGGTAAAAACGTCCTTGCCAATATGCAAGCAGAAAAGCAATCTCAAGAATCAGGAAAAGTAGGGGCTATCGGCAATATCGAGCTTGATTTGAATACCCAGCAGATGCTAGAAGGCTTTTATCATCCAATGGTCAGAACCCATCCCGTGTCAGGTGAGAAGTCACTGTATGTCGACAAGATTTATGCTTGCGGAATAGAAGGCATGACGGACGATGAGGCGCGACCTTTGCTTGATTTTTTATCGAGCTTTGCCACTCAAGAGTCTTTTACTTGCCGATTAAGATGGGAAAACAACACGGTTATTATGTGGGATAACAGGATTTGCTTGCATCAAGCGTTTAACGACTATGATGGTTATAGACGTGAGATGTATCGTGCGATTGTCATGGGCGAGAGACCAGTATAA
- a CDS encoding class II aldolase/adducin family protein → MEDIFASTVTPPGYSDVEWQARVDLALCYRMVDYYGWTTQVYNHISYRIPGTEHLLINAFGLLYSEIKPSNLVKIDFDGNKVDDSPYPINQAGNVIHTALHKGRPDVHCVMHTHNANVQAVSALKCGFIPLYQEAFMFYDRIGYHSFEGIVLDESEQQRLIDSLGPTNHTLMLNNHGVITIGPDVAWTFMRMYQIIQGCDVQLKAMASGGELIAVSDDAMRKTREQFEGGDAQAGAEVRLPEWPAYYRLMNRLDPNWDK, encoded by the coding sequence ATGGAAGATATTTTTGCATCTACAGTAACCCCGCCAGGCTATAGTGACGTTGAGTGGCAAGCTCGAGTCGACTTGGCGCTGTGTTATAGAATGGTTGATTACTACGGCTGGACGACTCAAGTCTATAATCATATCTCCTATAGGATACCCGGCACCGAGCATTTACTCATCAATGCTTTTGGACTCTTATATAGTGAAATAAAACCTTCAAATTTAGTAAAAATAGACTTTGATGGTAATAAGGTCGACGACTCGCCTTATCCTATCAATCAAGCCGGTAATGTCATTCATACCGCTCTTCATAAGGGCAGACCGGATGTACATTGTGTGATGCATACGCATAATGCCAACGTCCAAGCGGTCAGTGCTTTAAAGTGCGGATTTATACCTTTATACCAAGAAGCTTTCATGTTCTACGATCGAATTGGATATCACAGTTTTGAAGGCATCGTATTAGATGAAAGTGAGCAGCAACGACTCATAGATTCACTCGGACCGACCAATCATACTTTGATGTTGAATAATCATGGGGTTATCACCATTGGCCCTGATGTTGCTTGGACATTTATGCGAATGTATCAAATTATCCAAGGATGTGACGTACAGCTCAAGGCTATGGCATCAGGAGGAGAGTTGATTGCAGTGAGTGATGATGCGATGAGAAAAACAAGAGAGCAATTTGAAGGTGGTGACGCTCAAGCTGGTGCCGAAGTAAGATTGCCTGAATGGCCAGCTTACTATCGCTTGATGAATAGATTGGATCCAAACTGGGATAAGTAA